A segment of the Lolium perenne isolate Kyuss_39 chromosome 3, Kyuss_2.0, whole genome shotgun sequence genome:
TTAGACTTGGTCCTCCAGGCTTTGGGGGTATGGCAAGTAGATCAAATGACGCTACTACATCTTCAAGCCATGCTATGCAGTTTCCAGGCCATAGAGTTGGAAACCAAGGAACCTCGCATGTTTCCTTTGTTCCATATCGTCCTGGAAGATCCAGTAGCAGTGTACCATATGATGGTCAGCCAAAACCTGCTCCAAGTTACCCACATGGTTCTGAGGAATTGTTTCCTCCAATGAGTTCCCATGTGGACAGCAGAAGGGTTGCGCTGAAGCGAAAAAACCCTGTGGATGGATTGGGTGCCGGTGACTATTATGTGGGAAGCTCTTCCAGTAGTCGGTTCTCTAATATTGTGCAGCCAAATTCTACTGCACATACTGAGCCTTTATTTCTTCAAATGCCTTTAAGCATTGGTCCAAGCAACTGGCATGACCAACCCTTGGTTAATCAAGAAGGGTCTCAGAGGAATGTCAGAGCACGCCATGATCATGCCAATATTTCTGTGGAACATAGACCAGGTTCAACTTCCACATCAAGCAACAATCACCTGCCACTGTTCCATTCAGCTGCAAGTGCTTTCCGGAGTACATCAGCAGAGAGGAACCAAGCACTTTTTTCTCTGCAGACAAGAACATTACCTTCAGGTTAGTTACCTGTAGAAAAATATCTTACTTTAATTTGCTAGATGTATTATTGTTATCTTTCTAACGCACTTCCCTGCATAAAATCTTTGGTTCATATGATAAATGCTGCAACCAAACATAAGCCATCTTATTAATTCTGTATGGATTGGATTTTTGTGACTTGACTTTAGTAGTTACCTTCTGTTTTTAGTCCTGCGCTGCAGTTTTACCGAAAAATGTGGATTGTTAGTGTCCCTAATCTTCTATATGATATAATAGCatattctgttttattttcttgcTGTTTAATACTGTTGTTCAGGCTTACAGTACATGTTATACCTGTGTTTAGGGGCCACTGGGATCACTGGTAGGGCCTCGACAGGAAGGCTGCACCATCCTGCTATGCAGAGCAGCTCAAGTATTGCTGCTGCCCCACCTGTCCATGGTTCTTCAGATACTGCAATGTTTGCCAATGGTGGCTATCCTGCTCCTAGAGCTGTTCATGGTGACGGCGTTTCTATCTACGCTCATCCATCATCTGCAGCTTCCTCCAGCTCAAGAGCAATTCCCCATAATGCAGTCATTGCGAGCTATCCACCTGCAACTTCTACATCCATGAGGATCAATCAGCCATCTCCTGTTGGCACCGCTGCATCTTCTAGACAAGCAAGGCATGTTTCCATGGCACATGCTAACAGTGGAAGGAACAGAATGGCGAGGAGCTCATTGTATGGTCATCCTCTGATGCTTGAGGCACAGGTAGATGTCTTGCTTCCTGTTTTCAGGTAATTTAGGTTGTATCCATGTAGGTTTGAATCTTTAATTGATCTAGTTGCTGTTTTGTGAAGCGCCTTATGCTGGAAACCCAGTTGGCTTACTATCAGTCATCAAGGCAAGCAGTTGCTGACCCCCACAGGGACTTGAGACTGAACATTGATGAGATGAGCTATGAGGTACAGGCACAGCTGCCGTTTGATTTTTCATCCACGTGCTCATGAAACTTGGTGATCATTTCTAAACCTTTTTCCGTCTTCTGTGTGTAGGAACTGCTGGCTTTAGAGGAAACCATAGGCAATGTCAACACTGGCCTTGCTGATGAGAAGATATCAGGTTGTGTGAAAGAAGTGGTCTGTTGCAGCTCTGATCAggcggaggacgacgaggatgaggagGATGGGAGGTGTTTAGTCTGCCTGGTACAGTTTTGTTCCACTGCTCTGTGTCTGATTGCCAGTTCCATGTTGACCAATTTTGTTACAGCCATGTGTTGAATCATTTCCTCCATCCAGTTCTAATGTATGGCCTTCG
Coding sequences within it:
- the LOC127339265 gene encoding uncharacterized protein, with translation MDIWISGGFGFGATTMPMDSFVGGAERGHRPALLPPHLSPCLPTHADLFLSPSHHHRATAPSRRQPERPARRRHRSARIAPRIGRRAPSVSRLRTVTKPDCFLARHHQNHLQVPEMDRIQPRDGQHNEPTPLDQKLFEHMGGDAPLRLGPPGFGGMASRSNDATTSSSHAMQFPGHRVGNQGTSHVSFVPYRPGRSSSSVPYDGQPKPAPSYPHGSEELFPPMSSHVDSRRVALKRKNPVDGLGAGDYYVGSSSSSRFSNIVQPNSTAHTEPLFLQMPLSIGPSNWHDQPLVNQEGSQRNVRARHDHANISVEHRPGSTSTSSNNHLPLFHSAASAFRSTSAERNQALFSLQTRTLPSGATGITGRASTGRLHHPAMQSSSSIAAAPPVHGSSDTAMFANGGYPAPRAVHGDGVSIYAHPSSAASSSSRAIPHNAVIASYPPATSTSMRINQPSPVGTAASSRQARHVSMAHANSGRNRMARSSLYGHPLMLEAQRLMLETQLAYYQSSRQAVADPHRDLRLNIDEMSYEELLALEETIGNVNTGLADEKISGCVKEVVCCSSDQAEDDEDEEDGRCLVCLEGYIDNDLLGVLKCGHDFHSGCIKKWLQVKNACPVCKQAAA